Part of the Rhodohalobacter sp. 614A genome is shown below.
GATGGATTTAATGCGCGAAGTGAGAGCTTGCAATTCTTTCCTTAAAGGTTCATTATCCTCTTTTCGGGCCTGTAATTCCATCAACCCTGATAACAAAGCAAGATTATTCTTCACGCGGTGGTGGAGTTCCTGAAGTGTGGTGTTAATTTGTTCAAAAGCTACAATCTCGGCTGTAATATCCCGCTTGATTCCTACCCAGTACTCAGGCTGTGATGAATCAATCCGCACGGGAAAAATGGAAATGCTGGTCCAGAATTTCTCACCATTTTTTCTGTAATTAATCAGTTTGGCGTGACCCGGTTTTCCGGTCTCAATGGCATTTCTCAGTTTGTCCAGTTCCTTTCTTTCTGTTTCAGGGCCCTGGAGGATCTTGGGAGTTTTACCAATCACTTCCTCCTTTGTATAACCGGTCATTTCGAGATAGGCATTATTAACAAACACAATTTTTGGGCCACCCGATGAATTTTTGCCGGGTGTGTCTGTCACAACCACTGCATCTGAAGCATTCTCTATTATGGAACGAAAGATATGTTCATTCATGAAGGAGCGATTAGGGAATCAAAAAAGGAGATATTTTTTTTCTCTTAGAATTGATTAATAGCCAATAAAAAATTACCAACGTAGTAAGCCAATAATAATAAAAAATTTATTAAGACACTTATATCTTTTTTAAATAAAAATCTTCTCAGAAATATTTAACCGTTCTTAACGCAACACACATTTTCTATCTTCTGATTTGAGTACTCAAGGTTTTTTACTTTTCCGGGAGGATGTTTTTTGGACTTAATTTTCTCTTTTAAATGATTGGATATTGAACTTTATTTAATACGTTATACTATCTGTGAAAAGAAATCTTATCGATATGTCTGAAATCATTGAGAAAACAAAAAACGAACTAACAGGTCTGCAATATTCTTTAGA
Proteins encoded:
- a CDS encoding sensor histidine kinase, which encodes MNEHIFRSIIENASDAVVVTDTPGKNSSGGPKIVFVNNAYLEMTGYTKEEVIGKTPKILQGPETERKELDKLRNAIETGKPGHAKLINYRKNGEKFWTSISIFPVRIDSSQPEYWVGIKRDITAEIVAFEQINTTLQELHHRVKNNLALLSGLMELQARKEDNEPLRKELQALTSRIKSIANIHELLYEGQNLTHINIKEAIKRLANNIVGATQPDQKIRTRFEIQEIDTLNINQAVPFSLIVNEVITNSMNHAFGGTDPGIIQINLTQEDNEVNLLIKDNGRGLPQDFKPHEINTTGILLIKTLSRQLNAQFDYMSTEKGTTFMLQFTRQDIRGSYSGYNLSS